One region of Borreliella burgdorferi B31 genomic DNA includes:
- a CDS encoding DUF1506 family protein translates to MNGVRKRLSDMSFRMINVFKDPKPLKFYKGTVVKLENDSSYQRVFDKTKYIEFAGVIIDIKPQELAILYDSDMSDIQGYSKLYTYQDLNYEPKDRISIADLVYFEIFSIDSSIGYFTLVLKEFIWTN, encoded by the coding sequence ATGAATGGTGTTAGGAAAAGACTTTCTGATATGTCATTTCGCATGATCAACGTATTTAAGGATCCTAAACCCTTAAAGTTTTATAAAGGTACTGTTGTAAAGCTTGAAAATGATTCTTCTTATCAGAGAGTATTTGATAAAACTAAGTACATTGAATTTGCAGGAGTTATTATTGACATAAAGCCACAAGAACTTGCAATTCTTTATGATTCTGATATGTCTGATATTCAAGGATATTCCAAACTTTACACATATCAAGACCTTAACTATGAACCAAAAGACCGAATATCAATTGCAGATTTAGTTTACTTTGAAATATTTAGTATTGACTCTTCAATAGGATATTTTACTTTGGTTTTAAAGGAATTTATATGGACAAACTAG
- a CDS encoding DUF1463 domain-containing protein: MQFYDLREVYFSIGGTQLHSGKLELTSEPTTRAVISSEDKGMPVISLRDPKTITYVFNIEVTLGSHDYILLTELSDEQFYNMDVRKEDKMLDLAFNDRIATKIISNYAIFTEEPSRSYSAEAEKVSFEIRAINCQKSKPNNS, from the coding sequence ATGCAATTTTATGATTTAAGAGAAGTTTATTTTTCAATTGGTGGTACGCAGTTACATAGTGGCAAGCTAGAGCTTACAAGCGAACCTACAACAAGAGCAGTGATTAGTAGTGAAGATAAAGGTATGCCTGTAATAAGCTTAAGAGATCCCAAAACAATAACTTATGTTTTCAACATTGAAGTGACACTAGGTAGTCATGACTACATTTTGTTAACTGAACTTTCTGATGAACAGTTTTACAACATGGATGTGAGAAAAGAGGATAAAATGCTTGATTTAGCATTCAATGATAGAATTGCTACCAAAATTATTTCTAACTATGCAATTTTTACTGAAGAGCCTTCAAGAAGTTATTCTGCTGAGGCCGAAAAAGTATCTTTTGAAATTAGGGCTATTAATTGCCAAAAATCTAAACCAAACAACTCTTAA
- a CDS encoding DUF764 family protein encodes MIFTLDMVLNHLTQIFKGFKAYATENNFECDIINTYNHPYLSKITAASSNIIALKFDGTENLFDHNYRAGVFYENALEFSINFQIYIIAIVLNAKDFDANSRMLMLYSMLSDFLHNKAHKYNLPSLQPDYINKINFYIYPTSNMQTVGLINLGTKYSNHAYSASIAFNASVKAIEILKEEYEIAARYN; translated from the coding sequence ATGATTTTCACTTTAGATATGGTATTAAATCATTTAACCCAAATATTTAAAGGGTTTAAGGCATATGCAACTGAAAATAATTTTGAGTGCGATATCATAAATACCTACAATCATCCATATCTTTCAAAAATCACAGCTGCTAGCTCAAATATAATAGCATTGAAATTTGATGGTACAGAAAATCTATTTGATCATAATTATAGAGCCGGTGTATTTTATGAAAATGCTTTGGAATTTAGTATAAATTTTCAAATATATATTATTGCAATAGTGTTAAACGCCAAAGACTTTGACGCTAATTCACGCATGTTAATGCTTTATAGTATGCTTAGTGACTTTCTACACAATAAAGCTCATAAGTATAATTTGCCCAGTCTACAACCCGACTATATTAATAAAATTAACTTCTACATTTACCCAACATCTAATATGCAAACAGTTGGACTGATTAATTTAGGCACAAAATATAGCAACCATGCATACAGTGCATCTATAGCATTTAATGCTAGTGTAAAAGCAATTGAAATTTTAAAGGAGGAATACGAAATTGCCGCAAGATACAATTAG
- a CDS encoding DUF3890 domain-containing protein, with protein MSEQESLQAQVAGEEELLVTKLHSEVLLLLGIDKFALSRQNFLLHLSLLQAILVTRGIDASSLTYEQIFLLTFYHMGCQLRKQGVVREFEFDRIKKEKFNELELDYYPSSSGGEEGGEGSCGSNKNFCSQLDAFLEKLKRETSTPSCVGVV; from the coding sequence ATGAGTGAACAAGAAAGCTTACAAGCACAAGTTGCAGGAGAAGAAGAACTTTTAGTAACAAAACTCCATTCAGAAGTGTTATTGCTATTAGGAATAGACAAATTTGCACTAAGCAGGCAAAATTTTCTACTTCATTTATCCTTACTTCAAGCTATTCTAGTAACACGCGGTATTGATGCCAGTTCACTGACGTATGAACAAATATTTTTACTTACTTTCTACCATATGGGCTGCCAATTAAGAAAACAGGGAGTTGTTCGAGAATTTGAATTTGATAGGATCAAAAAAGAGAAATTCAATGAACTTGAACTTGATTATTATCCTAGTAGCAGTGGAGGCGAAGAAGGCGGCGAGGGGAGTTGTGGCTCAAACAAGAATTTTTGTTCACAACTTGATGCATTTTTAGAAAAACTAAAAAGAGAAACTTCAACGCCATCTTGTGTGGGGGTTGTCTAA
- a CDS encoding DUF228 domain-containing protein produces MGDTTQLVKEYQEKRSKLEKFMKNPQHDASLLSNSNEFRDKNVEFFASGGTRTSKFDKLENHPFLGYPYKRGVKRVIQEAQDNQSHYEPHVEAGGGEDLYGICIDIDEFSKTATIVPITNNFEGYLVAKDSTVKVKDKLIFNKDGALEKVTGAPNKATINATALTDAKQISNEVYLVKVAVFGNKAMSRN; encoded by the coding sequence ATGGGAGATACAACGCAATTAGTAAAAGAGTATCAAGAGAAAAGAAGTAAACTGGAAAAGTTTATGAAAAATCCCCAACATGACGCTAGTTTGCTTAGCAATTCTAATGAATTTAGAGACAAAAATGTAGAATTTTTTGCTTCTGGAGGCACTAGAACTAGTAAGTTTGACAAATTGGAAAATCATCCATTTTTGGGGTATCCGTACAAGCGTGGAGTAAAAAGAGTTATTCAAGAGGCTCAAGATAATCAAAGTCACTATGAGCCACATGTTGAGGCTGGTGGAGGTGAAGACTTATATGGAATATGCATTGACATAGATGAGTTTAGTAAAACAGCTACTATTGTGCCAATTACCAATAATTTTGAGGGCTATTTAGTGGCAAAAGATTCTACGGTTAAAGTAAAAGATAAACTTATTTTTAATAAAGACGGTGCTCTTGAAAAGGTGACTGGAGCACCAAATAAAGCAACTATTAATGCAACAGCATTGACTGATGCAAAACAAATTAGCAATGAGGTTTATTTAGTAAAAGTAGCTGTATTTGGAAATAAAGCTATGAGTAGAAATTAA
- a CDS encoding DUF228 domain-containing protein — translation MALKGNMQVENLEAVEDPQVDLGAQVSAAPRAKRQARQAEDVQGEDPYLESISELDDVLLKFKKYSKSMSSIENKVFSSSSGCFKSKNERVDAYSFACSSYTDKIEEYLYDPANSFPYKRGVKLVPKENSIYVEVGADTDMYGICVDVCEFSCTAYVLPITNNFEGYLVTRNPSIKIGEILDINNNGVIIKAGGGPPTAINIYALSDSFTINFAPEDGNQDQNRYPRQEYSINLIKVAIFGNRGLEKTVNPDGG, via the coding sequence ATGGCTTTAAAAGGCAACATGCAAGTAGAAAATCTTGAGGCTGTTGAGGACCCACAGGTAGATTTAGGGGCACAAGTTTCCGCTGCTCCTAGAGCTAAACGGCAAGCAAGACAAGCTGAGGACGTACAAGGGGAAGATCCCTATTTGGAGTCAATTAGCGAGCTTGATGATGTTCTTTTAAAATTTAAAAAATATTCAAAATCAATGAGTTCAATTGAAAATAAGGTTTTTAGCAGTTCAAGTGGCTGTTTTAAATCCAAGAATGAGCGAGTTGATGCATATTCATTTGCATGTTCAAGTTATACAGACAAAATAGAGGAATACCTTTACGATCCAGCGAATAGTTTTCCATACAAACGCGGCGTTAAACTTGTTCCAAAAGAGAACTCTATATATGTTGAAGTTGGAGCTGATACTGATATGTATGGGATATGTGTAGATGTATGTGAGTTTAGTTGTACTGCATATGTATTGCCAATTACTAACAATTTTGAAGGGTATCTTGTTACAAGGAATCCAAGTATAAAAATAGGAGAAATACTAGACATAAATAATAACGGTGTTATTATCAAGGCCGGAGGTGGGCCACCAACCGCAATTAACATATATGCTCTATCTGATTCATTTACAATCAATTTTGCACCCGAAGATGGAAATCAAGATCAAAATAGATATCCTAGGCAAGAGTATTCTATTAATTTGATAAAAGTTGCAATTTTTGGAAATAGAGGCCTTGAGAAAACAGTAAATCCTGATGGTGGTTAA
- a CDS encoding DUF787 family protein, with translation MPQDTISVSLLDSRIQASRPNYYNPLLVYKTAKIKVNKDAASYKILNLTVNNYEKQIETLEKENGNGEDQFGKEKTLLKTAMSNFFNSSEESLKSADLFIYKDKPEELKNYLKVHRHTFVVLINTEGDASDDGLKIYKDDYNKFKKPSTFFVFSTKEQEIKELFKDKGNTEKERNIAVYSNNKDNLHLKFISQYLHQASIFHAVNPYGMPLAATPLVDDTVIGKLRTAKINFYSLLNETGLDGVPAFKEGVDLAGGAIDEQFTYHYIKNEAIIELIRIWNKNNRQNSKLSALQLSGARDNAYTSAIECLLKRFVDRGLIIEYKNLRLTLSPTPQLKLELSVNITYNFSINAVALVITTQDIVDYQNSLSA, from the coding sequence TTGCCGCAAGATACAATTAGTGTAAGTTTGCTTGACTCTAGAATTCAAGCTAGTAGGCCTAATTATTATAATCCACTTTTGGTTTACAAAACAGCTAAAATCAAAGTTAATAAAGATGCTGCTAGCTATAAAATATTGAATTTAACCGTTAATAATTATGAAAAACAAATTGAAACTTTAGAAAAAGAGAATGGAAATGGAGAAGATCAGTTTGGAAAAGAAAAAACACTGCTTAAAACTGCAATGTCAAATTTTTTCAATTCAAGCGAAGAATCGTTAAAATCAGCCGATCTTTTCATTTATAAGGATAAGCCTGAAGAGCTAAAAAATTATCTTAAAGTACATAGACACACTTTTGTTGTACTTATTAACACTGAGGGAGATGCGTCAGATGATGGACTTAAAATTTACAAAGATGACTATAATAAATTCAAAAAGCCTTCAACTTTTTTTGTATTCTCGACTAAAGAACAAGAAATAAAAGAACTATTTAAAGATAAAGGCAATACTGAAAAAGAAAGAAATATTGCTGTTTACAGCAACAATAAAGACAATTTACACCTTAAATTTATAAGTCAATATCTCCATCAAGCTAGTATTTTCCATGCTGTAAATCCTTATGGCATGCCGCTGGCTGCTACACCACTTGTTGATGATACTGTAATTGGAAAGTTGCGAACTGCAAAAATCAACTTTTATTCACTTCTTAATGAAACTGGGCTTGATGGTGTACCTGCCTTTAAAGAAGGTGTTGACCTAGCTGGAGGTGCAATAGACGAACAATTTACATACCACTATATAAAAAACGAAGCGATTATTGAGCTTATTAGAATTTGGAACAAAAACAATAGGCAAAATAGCAAATTATCTGCACTACAACTTAGTGGAGCTAGAGACAATGCATATACTTCAGCAATTGAATGTTTACTGAAAAGGTTTGTGGATAGAGGACTGATAATAGAGTATAAAAATTTAAGGCTTACTCTTTCTCCTACGCCACAACTTAAATTAGAACTTAGCGTGAATATTACTTATAACTTTAGCATTAATGCTGTTGCTTTAGTAATTACTACTCAAGATATAGTTGATTATCAAAACAGCTTAAGTGCTTAA
- a CDS encoding DUF228 domain-containing protein encodes MSDITKIKQEFDKKVAEIQALMKNPQQDSGLLSNSIDFRDQNLIFSNSGGVCTSSKDKIENYPAKGYPYKRGVKLSFGDGTTELEVEAGGGDDLYGVCSDIDEFSGMATVIPITNNFTGYLTLKKDGQNGVNPGDKLNFNQHGELEKVTGAQKSVNAIALSKAHKLTEDLFIVLASVFGNRAIKG; translated from the coding sequence ATGAGTGATATAACAAAAATTAAACAAGAATTTGATAAGAAAGTTGCAGAAATTCAAGCATTAATGAAAAATCCCCAACAAGACTCAGGATTGCTTAGCAATTCTATTGATTTTAGAGACCAAAATCTAATTTTTTCCAATTCTGGTGGGGTTTGCACTAGCAGTAAAGACAAAATAGAGAATTACCCTGCTAAAGGGTATCCGTATAAACGGGGTGTTAAGCTTAGTTTTGGAGATGGAACAACCGAACTAGAAGTTGAGGCTGGTGGTGGAGACGATTTATATGGAGTGTGTTCCGATATAGATGAGTTTAGCGGTATGGCAACTGTTATACCAATTACAAATAACTTTACTGGGTATTTAACGCTAAAGAAAGATGGACAAAATGGTGTAAATCCAGGAGATAAATTAAATTTTAACCAACATGGGGAACTTGAAAAGGTCACTGGGGCTCAAAAATCTGTTAATGCAATAGCACTTTCAAAGGCACACAAATTAACTGAAGATTTATTTATAGTGCTTGCTAGTGTATTTGGGAATAGAGCAATAAAAGGGTAA
- a CDS encoding DUF1357 domain-containing protein: MTEKEEKEDLQAQDKEEQQIKADTKVISVQEFEEYMRFKEQANSKSKETSRDLSINERITKELAEVEERERIEKQLLLEAERINEIDTLAKAHLSNHFNKEVLLAKGYTLKDIMQAQRRELVRKFVPIEQIKAIAKVSDISHIDGEILEQLVSLAKVNIKLRKNASSSSSSVDSIKGNIAIKSEERASLLDSNFVPINFTEFVQAISNTYKQRRIQFYENLKRHKRTSIA; the protein is encoded by the coding sequence ATGACTGAGAAAGAAGAAAAAGAAGACCTGCAGGCACAAGATAAAGAAGAGCAGCAAATTAAGGCTGATACTAAAGTTATCAGTGTGCAGGAATTTGAAGAGTACATGCGTTTTAAAGAGCAGGCAAATAGTAAATCCAAAGAGACAAGTCGAGATTTAAGTATAAATGAACGAATAACAAAAGAACTTGCAGAAGTTGAAGAGCGGGAGCGTATTGAAAAGCAATTGTTACTAGAGGCTGAGCGAATTAATGAAATTGATACACTTGCAAAAGCACATCTTAGCAATCATTTTAACAAAGAGGTGCTACTTGCAAAAGGATATACATTAAAAGACATTATGCAAGCACAACGTAGAGAACTTGTACGCAAGTTCGTTCCAATTGAGCAAATTAAAGCTATTGCCAAAGTATCAGACATAAGTCATATCGATGGAGAGATATTAGAGCAACTTGTTTCTTTAGCAAAAGTGAATATTAAATTAAGAAAAAATGCGAGTAGCAGTTCTTCTTCTGTTGACTCTATTAAGGGGAATATTGCTATTAAATCAGAAGAAAGAGCAAGTTTGCTTGATTCTAATTTTGTACCTATTAATTTCACAGAATTTGTACAAGCGATAAGTAATACATACAAGCAAAGACGAATTCAATTTTATGAAAATCTAAAAAGACATAAAAGAACAAGTATTGCCTAA
- a CDS encoding DUF1322 family protein, translating into MNKRNRDIDKAIASLDETRKKYFNLLDEIKNDKYYFPVIMNICSYDSVKKLPYDELLEVNRLAEIKLEKELYELILSK; encoded by the coding sequence ATGAACAAAAGAAATAGAGATATTGATAAAGCTATTGCAAGTCTTGATGAGACTAGAAAAAAATATTTTAACTTGCTTGACGAGATTAAGAACGATAAATACTATTTTCCAGTAATTATGAATATTTGCTCATACGACTCGGTTAAAAAATTGCCTTATGACGAGCTTTTAGAAGTCAATAGACTTGCTGAGATTAAATTAGAAAAAGAATTGTATGAATTAATTTTAAGCAAGTGA
- a CDS encoding DUF1473 family protein, translated as MIMRYKMKILTKNKTYEYPLRVLPVYEWDKVLGFNQSDAVLKLNEVKYLREITSLMISPKFLDEFYVILDQNREFISYYKDYLVAIIYTAQFNTFHLDNDLKKPALVYLSEYENNVGDFVAFDYINENFDYEKVATSLSSSTSNSNELVAK; from the coding sequence ATGATAATGAGATATAAAATGAAAATTTTAACTAAAAATAAAACTTATGAATATCCGCTGAGAGTACTTCCCGTCTATGAATGGGATAAAGTGCTAGGATTTAATCAAAGTGACGCTGTTTTAAAGCTTAATGAGGTTAAATACTTAAGAGAAATCACAAGCTTAATGATAAGTCCAAAATTTTTAGACGAATTCTATGTGATTTTGGATCAAAATAGAGAATTTATTTCTTATTATAAGGACTATCTTGTTGCAATAATTTACACTGCACAATTTAATACTTTTCATTTAGACAATGATCTAAAAAAGCCCGCTTTAGTATATTTGAGTGAGTATGAAAATAATGTTGGTGATTTTGTTGCTTTTGACTATATTAATGAAAATTTTGATTATGAAAAAGTAGCCACTTCACTTTCATCAAGTACATCAAATTCCAATGAGCTGGTTGCTAAATGA